In one window of Microtus pennsylvanicus isolate mMicPen1 chromosome 2, mMicPen1.hap1, whole genome shotgun sequence DNA:
- the Ckmt1a gene encoding creatine kinase U-type, mitochondrial, whose amino-acid sequence MAGPFSRLLSARPGLRLLALAGAGSLAAGILLRPESVRAASERRLYPPSAEYPDLRKHNNCMASHLTPAVYARLCDKTTPTGWTLDQCIQTGVDNPGHPFIKTVGMVAGDEESYEVFAELFDPVIQERHNGYDPRTMKHTTDLDASKIRSGYFDERYVLSSRVRTGRSIRGLSLPPACTRAERREVERVVVDALSGLKGDLAGRYYRLSEMTEAEQQQLIDDHFLFDKPVSPLLTAAGMARDWPDARGIWHNNEKSFLIWVNEEDHTRVISMEKGGNMKRVFERFCRGLKEVERLIQERGWEFMWNERLGYILTCPSNLGTGLRAGVHIKLPLLSKDNRFPKILENLRLQKRGTGGVDTAATGSVFDISNLDRLGKSEVELVQLVIDGVNYLIDCERRLERGQDIRIPAPLVHGKH is encoded by the exons ATGGCTGGTCCCTTCTCCCGTCTGCTGTCTGCCCGCCCCGGACTTAGACTTCTGGCTTTGGCTGGAGCTGGGTCTCTCGCCGCTGGGATTCTGCTCCGCCCGGAATCTGTACGAGCCGCCAGTGAACGGAGACTGTATCCCCCAAG CGCTGAGTACCCAGACCTCCGAAAGCACAACAACTGCATGGCCAGTCACCTGACCCCAGCAGTCTATGCACGGCTCTGcgacaagaccacacccactggTTGGACTCTAGATCAGTGCATCCAGACTGGCGTGGACAACCCTGGCCACCCCTTCATCAAGACTGTGGGCATGGTGGCTGGAGATGAGGAGTCCTACGAG GTATTTGCTGAACTCTTTGACCCTGTGATCCAGGAGAGACACAACGGATATGACCCCCGAACAATGAAGCACACCACTGACCTTGATGCCAGTAAA ATCCGTTCCGGCTACTTTGACGAGAGGTATGTATTGTCCTCAAGAGTCAGAACTGGCCGAAGCATCAGGGGACTCAGTCTGCCTCCAGCCTGCACGCGGGCAGAGCGACGAGAGGTAGAACGTGTGGTGGTGGACGCACTGAGCGGCCTGAAGGGTGACCTGGCTGGACGATACTATCGGCTCAGTGAGATGACAGAGGCTGAGCAGCAACAGCTTATAGAC GACCATTTTCTGTTTGATAAGCCTGTGTCCCCATTGTTGACTGCAGCAGGAATGGCTCGAGACTGGCCAGATGCCCGGGGAATCTG GCACAACAATGAGAAGAGTTTCTTGATCTGGGTGAACGAGGAGGACCACACACGGGTCATCTCTATGGAGAAAGGAGGCAACATGAAGAGAGTGTTTGAAAGATTCTGCCGGGGTCTCAAAGAG GTGGAGAGGCTGATCCAGGAACGAGGCTGGGAGTTCATGTGGAATGAACGTTTGGGATACATCCTGACCTGTCCATCTAACCTGGGCACTGGACTTCGGGCAGGAGTGCACATCAAACTGCCCCTGCTAAGCAAA GATAACCGTTTCCCAAAGATCTTGGAGAACTTAAGACTCCAAAAGCGCGGAACAGGAGGCGTGGATACTGCTGCCACAGGCAGTGTCTTTGACATCTCTAATCTGGACCGACTTGGCAAGTCAGAG GTGGAGCTGGTGCAGCTGGTCATCGACGGAGTGAACTATTTGATTGACTGTGAACGGCGTCTGGAGAGAGGACAGGATATTCGGATCCCTGCACCTCTTGTCCATGGCAAACATTAA